From Hermetia illucens chromosome 6, iHerIll2.2.curated.20191125, whole genome shotgun sequence, one genomic window encodes:
- the LOC119659663 gene encoding PP2C-like domain-containing protein CG9801, giving the protein MPSLRQKVTTYFRQLSFIGDSRDGARHSGVLSPRKVDDGTFITKYLEGRMDSVFSPGPDIHHGKEPNELPDLEVACYPSGSHTVTAACTGPDEGLTAVRRSKLHLSAGSDIDFIDTNYDQELEVRKSTTSQQKHKFSNAKYRSDQNANKTPSTRQRKNSRTGELPADKPDSKNEKQTSINVVVSMVSKRQISIDTSDGTKAETQTITDQLDLLESVKVNDNFGMDSTLSNAAQMQQNLSDLCFNRNDVENEANTSPSITNPPTEPIAGVDNWKTETEHAYGISVSLYENNFLTKEPMGNPIADCYGLVVRGNSCAMALADGVNWGEGARLAGRSAVQGCLEYLNTAIFGMAQSTAANSTRDVFVSLLRSLWEGHACILETGGALSTLTVVVVLPLGEEHLGKYVVCSCNVGDSLGYVYSKKHGVREFTQGSHDISSMRDMRDALGAIGPVDGNKPELSNLTLSMTIVESGDIVFLTSDGISDNFDPVVGKFAEAFSTEKKQIEPQLAPKRQNKSTSALHPRTKEEKQEKRYSVHNQPVSHASGSSSSSSTSNQPPQRPPRVKKSISVSHSQKSASGIEASARPKYLRSHTVIEPRTSHKSTLKFSRSAAGLPIVSAYQRHALTLLRLEDLLSYGINGTLRPCPSARKLCHLLVDFVKMITAARRKMLEQRELFYKIVTDPATGIRREVELTRVQHRAARKRIVESTLFSSLPGKLDHATVVAFTVGSGLQTTEFNETNF; this is encoded by the exons ATGCCTTCACTTCGACAGAAAGTAACAACATATTTTCGTCAACTGAGTTTCATAGGTGACTCTAGAGATGGAGCAAGGCACTCAGGTGTACTTAGTCCACGGAAAGTCGATGACGGTACttttattacaaaatatttGGAAGG GAGAATGGACAGTGTCTTTTCACCCGGGCCAGATATCCATCACGGCAAGGAACCGAACGAACTACCTGATTTAGAAGTTGCTTGTTACCCATCGGGATCACATACCGTAACAGCTGCATGCACTGGTCCTGATGAAGGTTTAACAGCGGTCCGTCGATCAAAATTGCATTTAAGTGCTGGATCTGATATAGATTTCATAGATACTAACTACGATCAAGAACTTGAAGTCCGAAAAAGCACCACAAGCcaacaaaaacacaaatttaGCAATGCTAAATATCGTTCCGACCAAAATGCTAATAAAACTCCGTCAACACGCCAAAGGAAGAACTCCCGCACAGGCGAGCTGCCAGCAGATAAACCAGATTCAAAAAATGAGAAGCAAACCTCCATTAACGTGGTTGTGAGTATGGTGAGTAAAAGACAAATCTCCATTGATACAAGCGACGGTACCAAGGCTGAAACCCAAACAATCACAGATCAGCTAGATCTCTTAGAAAGTGTGAAAGTGAACGATAATTTCGGAATGGACAGCACTCTGAGTAATGCAGCACAAATGCAGCAGAATTTAAGTGATTTATGTTTCAATCGAAATGATGTCGAAAACGAAGCCAATACATCACCTTCAATTACAAATCCTCCAACTGAACCCATCGCCGGAGTGGACAACTGGAAAACTGAAACTGAACACGCTTATGGCATTTCGGTTTCTTTATACGAAAACAATTTCCTCACTAAAGAACCGATGGGAAATCCTATAGCTGATTGTTATGGGCTCGTAGTTAGAGGGAATTCGTGTGCCATGGCTCTGGCAGACGGTGTTAATTGGGGTGAAGGAGCCCGTTTAGCAGGCCGATCGGCGGTGCAAGGATGTTTGGAATATTTAAATACTGCCATATTTGGAATGGCCCAGAGCACTGCAGCCAATTCAACTCGAGACGTATTCGTAAGTCTACTACGCAGTTTGTGGGAAGGTCATGCATGCATATTGGAAACTGGCGGTGCACTTAGCACACTTACAGTGGTGGTAGTTTTGCCGTTAGGGGAGGAACACTTGGGTAAATATGTAGTATGTTCGTGTAATGTCGGAGACTCTCTAGGATATGTTTATTCGAAGAAACATGGAGTTCGGGAATTTACACAAG GCTCCCATGACATCTCATCTATGCGTGATATGCGAGACGCCCTTGGGGCAATAGGACCCGTCGACGGAAACaagccagaactgagcaatttaacaTTATCCATGACGATCGTCGAATCCGGTGACATTGTGTTTCTCACGTCAGATGGAATCAGCGATAATTTTGATCCCGTGGTGGGGAAATTCGCAGAAGCGTtttcaacggaaaagaaacaaatagAACCACAGTTAGCGCCAAAGAGACAGAACAAAAGTACCTCAGCTTTGCATCCACGCACAAAAGAAGAGAAGCAAGAAAAACGCTATTCCGTTCACAACCAACCAGTAAGCCACGCTAGTGGCAGCAGTAGTAGTAGTTCAACAAGCAATCAACCACCACAGCGACCACCTCGAGTTAAGAAATCCATAAGTGTTTCACATTCCCAAAAGTCGGCCAGTGGAATTGAAGCATCTGCTCGTCCGAAATATCTAAGATCTCACACAGTTATTGAACCTCGAACCTCACACAAATCTACTCTTAAGTTTTCCCGTTCGGCAGCTGGCCTGCCTATCGTTTCTGCCTACCAAAGGCATGCACTGACTTTGCTCCGTCTAGAAGATTTACTTAGTTACGGAATAAACGGAACTCTACGTCCGTGTCCATCGGCTCGAAAGTTGTGCCATCTTCTTGTTGATTTtgttaagatgatcacagcagcTCGACGTAAAATGCTTGAGCAACGTgaattgttttataaaattgtaACCGATCCAGCGACAGGTATTCGTCGTGAAGTAGAACTCACCAGAGTACAACATCGTGCAGCACGAAAAAGGATTGTAGAAAGCACATTGTTTTCATCACTGCCAGGGAAATTGGATCATGCCACGGTTGTTGCATTCACCGTTGGATCTGGTCTTCAAACGACCGAATTCAATGAAACCAATTTTTAG